The following is a genomic window from Gemmatimonadota bacterium.
CGCCCCACACCCCGATATGCTCGCCATCGCGCGAATACTTGTGCACACACCGGCTGCCATACCCATCCGACACGTAAAACGAATTGCCATCTGGCGCATAAGCAACACCCGTTGGCATATTGTACTCCCTGCGGTGAAACGTCGGACCCGGAACCCCGCGGGTGCCCCATTCGCGCTCCAACTCGCCCAAACGGGAATAACGCCTGACAATATGCTGAAACGAATCCGTCAAAAACACCTTATCGTCCGGATCGATAAAAATACCGTGTGACTGACTGATCAAATTTGGCGAAATACCAAAATCGCCATACCCCCACGACGTAATAAAATTGCCATCCTTATCAAACACGACCACGGGATGAACACCGCGCGTAAAGGCGTAAATGCGGCCCTGTGAATCCACCGCAGCATCCGACACCTGCGTAAACACCCACCCCTCGGGCAACTTCGCCCATCCCTCAACTTCCTCGTACCGATAATCGCCTTCTCCGAACAACATATTGCACCTCCTTGAAAATAACGACTCTCTACTCCTCTTGATACTGCAACTGATAAAGCCGGGCATAAATCCCATTCTGATTGATCAGCGCATCGTGGTCGCCTTCCTCGCGGATTTGCCCGCGGTGCATCACCAGAATCTTGTCCGCATTTCGAATCGTAGAAAGGCGGTGTGCAATCGCAATCGAAGTCCGCGACCGCATCAATTTTGCCACCGCATCCTGAATCCACATCTCGGTCTCCGTATCCACATTCGCCGTCGCCTCATCCAGAATGAGAATATCTGGTCCACAAGCCAGCGTGCGCGCAAAAGATATCAACTGCCGCTGCCCGACCGAAAGCGAACTGCCCCGCTCCAGCACCTCGTGCTCATAGGTATCGGGCAACTTGTCGATAAACCGGTCTGCATTGACATCGCGCGCGGCCTGCTCGACCTCCTGGCGGCTAATGCGCGGATGTCCCAGACTAATATTGGCCTCAATATCACCGGCAAAAAGAAAAACATCCTGTTGCACGACCCCAATGCGCCTGCGAAGTTCCTCCACATCCCACTCCCGAATATCGACCCCATCTACCAGAATCGCACCCCGCTGAATATCGTAGAACCGACACACCAGACTAATCACCGTGCTCTTACCCGCGCCCGTCGCCCCGACCAATGCCAAACTCTCCCCCGGCGCAACGCGAAAAGACACATCGCGCAACACCCATTCGCCTTCATTGTACGCAAACCAGACATTTTGAAACGCGATCTCGCCCTTCAAGTGATCGGCCTTCACAGTGCCGCCAAGTGATTCTGGCTTCGTATCCAGCAACTCAAAAATGCGCTCTGAAGACGCCATCGCAACCTGAAGCACGGTAAAACGATCGGCAATATCGCGGAGAGGCATAAAAAACCGCGGAACATATTGCAACATCGCCACGAGCACGCCCCACTGAATTTCCCCATCCAGCACCCGCGCGCCGCCATACCACAACACCAGTGCGGACAATAAAACACCGCCCAACTCCATAATCGGGAAATAAATCGCATGGTAAAACGCGCTCTTTAGCCGCGCATCCAGATACTCCTTATTCGGATCTTCAAACCGCTTCACACAGCGATCTTCGCAACCAAATAACTGCACCACCTCCATCCCGGACACAGTCTCCTGCAACGAAGAACTAAATCGCGCGAATAAGGTGCGCGCAACGCGATACGCAAAAAAGGTCTTATTCTGCAGCCACACGGTTGCGATAAAAGCCACCGGCAATGCGATACAGATCAACAAGCCGAGCGTGACATCCATATAAAAAATGTATGCGAGAATCGTGATAATCGTAAAAATATCGCTGATCATCGACACAATGCCATCGGTAAACAACTCGTTGAGGGCATCCACATCATTTGTATTGCGCGCCATCAAGCGGCCCACAGGCGTGCGGTCGAAAAAACGCATGGGCAACCGCTGCAAATGCATAAAAATCTGCAACCGCACATCGTGCATAGCCCATTGCCCGATCATATTGGTCGTCCAACTCTGGCAATACCCCACCCCGAATTGCGCGACAAGCAAACCGATATAGAGCATCACCAGATAGGTCAACCCATCCACATCTCCCGGCACGATATAATCATCCACCGCAATCTTGGTCAAAAAAGGCCCGGCCTGCCGCACAACCGCTGCGACAATAATGAGCACAAACGTGAGAACAACCCACCACTTGTAGGGCCTGAGAAAGTTCATCAACCGCGCCATCAAACGCAGATCAAAACCCTTATGACCAATTTCCTCTTCTTCCATTACAATATTTCCAATTCCCGAGCCAGATGCTGGCGTCGAAACATATCCGCATAAATCCCATCGTGCGCAACCAATTCATCGTGTGACCCCTGCTCTACAATGCGCCCCTCATCCAGCACAATAATATGATCGGCATCTTTCACAGTCGAAATGCGATGGGCAATCAAAATCGTCGTACGCGAAGCCATAATCTCGCGCAACTGTTTGAGAATCTCTTCCTCTGTCCGCGTATCCACACTCGCCAAAGCATCGTCCATAATCAGAATCCGCGGCTCTCGGATCACCGCACGCGCAATAGCTGTGCGCTGCTTTTGCCCCCCCGAAAGCGTGACCCCCCGCTCTCCAACAATCGTCTCCAGATGATCGGGAAAAAGGTGCAAATCCGGAGCCAACTGCGAAATCTCGGTCGCGCGCGCAACATCGCCCTCTGCCCGCGTGCCCAAAGCCACATTTTCTCGAATCGTATCCGAAAACAAAAAAGCATCCTGCGGCACATATCCGGTCGCATCTCGAATCGTCTGAAGCGGTATCTCTTCCACCGGCTTGCCATCGATCAAAACCCGCCCTTCATCTGCCTGAATCAACCGGGGAATCAACCGCGCCAGCGTGGATTTTCCCGAACCCACGCGCCCCACCACGGCAAGCGTACTCCCCGCTGGAATCCGAAGATTGATATCTTTGAGCACCCGTTGACCATTGTAGGAAAAACTCGCATTGCGAAACTCGATCTCCCCCGTGATATCTCCCGTTGTGCCGCCCGCCACATCGGGTTGAGGCGATACTTTCAAAACCTCTTCAATGCGCCTCAACGAAGCCACGGCGCGTTGATACTCATCGACAATTCGCCCCAACATCGACATCGGGCGGCTCATCCGCAGCAAATACGCATTGAACGCCACAAATGCCCCCAGACTCAAACTCCCCTCAATCACCCGCAGACCGCCCAGCCACAAAATTACAATCATAGAAACACCGCTCAACAAAAACGTGAACGGATAATACAAACTGCGGATCTTAATCAAATGGCGGTTGCGCGTGACGTACTCCTCATTGAGAATCCCGAAATCCACAATCTCAAGCGGGCGCATGGCAAAGGCTTTGACCATTCGCATACCCGTCAAATTTTCCTGAATTTTTGAACTGACGGCGGCAAATTGTTCCTGAACCCGTCGGTACCCCACGCGCACCTTTTGCCCGACCCACCGCGCACAAAAAGCCATCACGGGCATAGGAGCCAGCGCCAAAAGAGCCAACTGCCAGTCAATGATACACATCAAAATGAGACTGAGCACAAAACTCAAAACCGCCTGTAGCGACAGCCGATACGCAAAATAAAAAAACCGCTGAATCGCTTCCACATCATTGGTCGCCCGCGCCATTAAATCGCCCACGCGCTGCGCCTGGAAAAAACTCAGCGGTAGCCGCACAATATGTCGCACATAAATCGTGCGAATATCGCGCTCTATAAAACGAGACGCACTGGCAATAAACCAGCGCATCCCAAATGACATGCCCCATTGCGCGATGCCAAGTGCAACCATGAGCGCCCCGTACATCTGCAAATCGCCCATCGGGGTACCCGTGATTGTATCGACCACATCACCCGTAAGATCTCCAGCATCCAGCCCCGCTTTAGCCGTATCAATCGCCCATTTCATCAACAACGGAACGAGCGCCTGAACCGCCTGCGTACCCAGCAACAGCACCAATCCCCAAAAAATCTTCCATCGATGGGGATACACATACTCCGCAAAGGGCTTAAAAAAATTGAGACTCATAAATTACGCCATCCCTCTCACCTGCTCCAATTTATCGTACAATCGCTTTGGCGACACCTTTTGCGCCGTACCGAGTTCCTGTGCAAAAACCGACACCCGAAACTCCTCGACCATCCACCGCAGCGCCTGCACCGCATAGCGCTTCTCCCCCGTCAATTCCGAATCCATCAACTCATCCACCGCATCTTGAAAAGGTTGCACCTGCTCGGCCTTTTGTCGGTCCTTCATCGGATCGAGCATCGCGCGTTCGGCACGTATCACAATCGCCTTCAAAAACCGCCCCAAATGCAACACCTGATCATAAGGTATTTGTCGCAAAAAATCCGGCGGCATCAAACGCGCGAGATCGGCCTCCATCTCGGGATAGCCACTGCGCAACAGCCGGATTTCTCGATGCGTCTCAAACAGCGATTCCATCGCCTGAATCAATTGCGGTGCCAGATGCTGCAAATACAACCGCGCCTGTTGAACGCGCGATTCAAAGCGCTGGCGCGTTATGGGAAACGCCGCGTCTCGCGTGAACAGATGCGCCATTAAATTTGCGTACGCACCCTCGCGCAAAGCCTCGCGCGCCCCCTCAAACTGCTTCAAATCGCCCAAAGACCGCTTCAACGCCCGCATCTCATCCCGCATTTCGCGCTCGCACAACCGCATCCAACCCACCTGGGTCTCGCGTTCCGCCTCATCTGCGCGCTTAAACAAACACACAGCCACGCGATCCCCCTCGCGCTTCAACCCCACATAGCCAAACACCGGCATCCCACCGGCTTGCATCACCTCTACGCGCTCGGGCAATTCCCCCAGCGTCTGCCCCGTCACATCTCGGCGCGCAACCTGCTTCTGTGCCCGCATCCACGCATCGGACTGCACATCTTCTTCGCGCGCATCTAACTGCTCGCGCAAAACGCGCAAATCCCGCGCAGCCACAATCGCCTGCTCTTTCTCGTCTTGAACTTCCACGCGCATCTGCAAATGTTCCGGCAAATCGCGCACATTCCAATCGCTTTGAGAAATCTCAATACCGTAATGACTCAAAATATGGGCAGACAGCGAATCCAAAAACGCGCTGTGCGTCGGTTGCAAAACCGCGGCAATCTCTCGCGCCCTGTCCGGCACGGGAACAAACCGCTTGCGAATACGCTTTGGAAGCCCGCGCAACAAATATGTAATCTTCTCTTCCAACAACCCTGGCACCAGCCAGTCCAGCACCTCCGGCTGTACAAAATGCACCAGCTTGTACGGCAGTTGCAACGTCACGCCATCTCGATCTTGCCCGGGCCGATACGCATAAGAAAGCGGCACCTCTTCGCCATCCACCTCCAAAAACTCGGGAAACGCATCCCGGTCAAAATCCACCTGCTCGCCCGCCAGATGCTTTTCGGACATCAGCAAAAAATCCGCGCCCTTTCTCTTCATCAAACGATTCAAATCGTGAGTGGAAGATACATTCTCCAATCGCTCGGCATAAAACCGATATGCAGCCTCATCCAGATCCAGAAATTGCATCAAACGCTGTTGCATCTGCCATGTTTCCACGCGCGCGCGCAAATCCCGATTTTGAGCCACAAATTCATAGGGCAACGCCACCTCATCATTCACCAGAGCCTCGCGAATAAAAATCTCCGTCGCAGCACTGGCATCTACACCTCCATACCCCACGCGCTTTTGCCCCACCTGCAAACCGTGCAACGTCAGTGTCTCGGTCGCCAGCACCCGACCCGACCGCACACTGTAAAACGGCTCCTTATAAGATGCCCGGCACAAATGTCCGCCCAATTCCACCAGCCAGGACGGCTGTACGCGAGCCACAGTGCGCGCAAACAAACGCGACGTCTCCACCACCTCCGCAGCCACAACCCAACCGGGCGTACTCTTTTTATCATCCTCCCCTTCCTCTCTCCGCTGAAACAAACCAGACCCCGGAAACAACATCACATCGCGCCCGCGCGCTGCGCGATACATATTGCCTTCCTTCTTTTGCGCCACATTGCCCAACAACCCGCTCACCACCGACCGATGAATCGCATCGTATCCCGCATCGTCCCGGTTCATCCGAAAAGCACCCATCTCGCGCAGAGTGTGTCGAATCTGCATATAAATATCGCGCCATTCGCGCATGCGATTAAAAGACAAAAAATGCTGCTTGCAAAATCTTCGCATCTGACTCTGCGTTCTCAATTTCTCAAACGTATCGTGATACGCCTTCCAGATATTCAGCAACGCGATAAAATCCGATTCCCCATCGACAAACCTCCGGTGCTCCTGATCTGCCGCCTTCTCTTGCCCGAGCGGCCGCACGCGCGGATCTTGAATGCTGATTGCCGACGCAATAACCAGCACCTCGCGCAAAGCGCGTTCTTTTTGCGCTTGCAAAATCATCCGCGACACCGTCGGCGCAAGCGGCAAACGCGCCATATCGCGTCCCAGCGACGTCAAACGCTTGTGATCATCAATCGCGCCCAACGCTCTCAACACATTAAATCCCCCCTGAATCGCCTGAGAACGGGGGGGATCAATAAATGGAAACGTCTCGACATCGCCCAGCCGCAGCGCAATCATCCGCAAAATGACCTCTGCCAAATCCGACCGCTGAATCTCGGGCTGCGTGTACTCTGGTCGCGCGAGAAAACTCTTCTCATCGTACAGACGAATACACACCCCATTTTGCACGCGCCCACACCGTCCTGCCCGCTGCCTGGCACTGCTTTGAGAAATCTCCTCCACCGGCAGTCTATGCGTCTGGTTGCGCGGATTGTGCCGGCTGATTCGCGCCAGCCCCGTATCGATCACATATCGAATACCCGGAATCGTAATCGACGTCTCCGCAATATTCGTCGCCACCACAATGCGCCGATACCTCTGCTTGTGAAACACCTTCTGCTGATCGCCCGCTGTCAACCGCCCAAACAGCGGCAAAACCTCTGTAAAGCGAAGCTGCCGCCCCTCCAAACGCCTGCGCGTCTCGTGGATATCCTTCTCCGTAGGCATAAAAACCAGAACATCACCTCGCCCCGCATCAACCACCATATCCACTGCGGTCACCGCCGCATCGATATACGTCTGTACATCACTTTCCCCGGCGATATCTTCCACAGGCAAATATTGCACATCCACCGGATACATCCGCCCGGACACCTCAATAATCGGCGCATTGTCAAACGCCTTAGAAAACGTCTCCGTATCAATCGTCGCCGATGTAATCACGATCCGCAACTCGGGGCGACGCTTTTGCAACAAGCGCAAATATCCCAGTAAAAAATCGATATTCAAACTGCGCTCGTGCGCCTCATCAATAATAACCGTATCGTACTCATACAAATTCGGATCGCCCTGAATCTCCGCGAGCAACATCCCATCCGTCATCATCTTGATCCGCGTCTCGGGCGCCGTCTCATCCTTAAACCGAATTTTGCACCCCACCTCGGCACCCCACGCGACATTTAATTCCTCTGCAATGCGCCGCGACACCGATAGCGCCGCCACGCGCCGGGGTTGAGTACACGCAATTTTCGCCGCCACACCGCGACCGGCCTCCAAACACATCTTGGGCAACTGCGTCGTCTTCCCCGATCCCGTCTCACCTGCCACAATCACCACCGGATGTTCTCGAATCGCCCTGACAATCTCATCCTTCCGCGCCGAAATCGGCAACGCCTCTGGATAGGTCAGATGCAGCGGAGTCTCCCCCCGGTCTTTCCGCAACGCCACCGACCGCTCCGCCTGCACCTGCAAATTCTTCAACCGCCCCGTATCGCGTCGCTTTTGCCGCTGTATTTGCCGCAACTGCCGCGCAATCTCCATGCCGTCTTTGAGCATACACGCGGGCAACAGCGACCACACAGCCGACATCGGACTCGACCGCCTTCTGCGCGGTCTGCGTTTTTTTATTTGTTCGTTTTTACTCGCCATCCTATCCTTCGGTATATCAACGCTGAATCCGCCTATAATCCATCCCAATACGCCCACATATCATCCGGCGTCTCAAAGCGCATATCGTTATTATCCCTCCGCCGAAAGCGACTCACAAATGCCATGCGAATATCCCGTCCACAATTTACCCCCGGGCTGTGCAACATCAGATGATGCCAGAACGTCACCGTACCCGGCGGTCCCGTAACATCAACCGGCGTGGGAAGGTCGTAATACTCCCCCTGCGCATTGCGAAACGCATCTAACCCATTCACCAGACTGTGCGTCTTAAAATACTCATAAGCCCGCTTGTGCGCACCCGGCCAGATCGAAAACCCTCCCGAGCGCGGCTTGACGTGATTGATATTCACCGTCACCGCAATCGCAAAAGTATCCACCACGCCTTCACACGTATAGCCATCCAGATGCATCTGCCTGGCCGGCGTCCAATTGTCGTGCCCTTCGGGATAAATCATCTTGGCAAACGTGTAATTCGACACAGCCAGGGTCCCTTTACCCACCATCTCCTCGCACATATCCTGAATCGGCGTCTCCGTCAAAGTCGCCCGCACATCGGGATGACTGCTGCATTTCAAATTTCCCTTCGGTCCCGCATTGATCCACGTCTCGGGATCATCGCGATCTGCCTCGATCTCCTCCCACAACACATCCACCGCCTTATCGATCAAATGCATCGGCACGACATCGCGTTTGACAACATACCCCTGTTCTTTGAAATGCAATTTTTCTTCATCGGTAAAATAAGCCATAACCTGCTCTCCCAGGTGAAGATTGGTAAAAATAGGACAGACAAAATATCGGTCTTTTTGTTAAAAAATCAAACGCGAAACGAACTGTCGTTTATCCTTCCCATTGCTCAACCTCAAAAGGATTTCCCCATGACATCGCGTTTTGCTCCTTCGATAAAGAGAACTTTTTGTCTCATAACGAGCGACAGATTGAAATACTCTGTCGCATAACAGGCGATAGATACCCGCCTGTTCTAACCGACAATAAACAAATTCTGGCGTGTAATATCAACATGTTAAAAAAAAATGGGTATCTGGCCTACCATTTGCTGATAAACTGCGAAAAACACGCATCCCTAACCCATTCCACACATGGTCTCACATGCCAGATCAACTATTTCTCTGTCCGCTATTCCGCATTCTGCGAACAAAGTATTGCCAGATTGTACTTTTCGCACTCCTCCCTTCATCTACTCACGCAGCCTTTGAATTTCAACCCATTGGCGCCCATACAGCGGGTACTGGCGATGCAGGTGTGGCACTGGCAGCCGGTGCCGCAGGCGCATATTGGAATCCAGCGGCATTGGCCTGGGGCAAGCGATTGAGCTTGTTTGCCGCGTATGACCGACCATTTGGCCTGACCGAACTGGCAACCCATGCGTTCAGTGCTGGCCTGAAGATTGGACCTCACGGCCTGGGCGTGAGATATACGGGATTTGGATTTGCGCTATACAAAGAACAGGTATTTGGTCTCG
Proteins encoded in this region:
- a CDS encoding peptidyl-alpha-hydroxyglycine alpha-amidating lyase family protein, translating into MLFGEGDYRYEEVEGWAKLPEGWVFTQVSDAAVDSQGRIYAFTRGVHPVVVFDKDGNFITSWGYGDFGISPNLISQSHGIFIDPDDKVFLTDSFQHIVRRYSRLGELEREWGTRGVPGPTFHRREYNMPTGVAYAPDGNSFYVSDGYGSRCVHKYSRDGEHIGVWGEGGSGPGQFALVHNIGCDKTGRVLVCDRENNRIQIFDPDGKFMEMWTDVMMPGDVWITDDNTIYVAEQGGGGRISVWSADGELICRFADQSAVQSPHGLCVDDEGSIYVAEIGMEGQGQRLQKFARV
- a CDS encoding ABC transporter ATP-binding protein, whose protein sequence is MEEEEIGHKGFDLRLMARLMNFLRPYKWWVVLTFVLIIVAAVVRQAGPFLTKIAVDDYIVPGDVDGLTYLVMLYIGLLVAQFGVGYCQSWTTNMIGQWAMHDVRLQIFMHLQRLPMRFFDRTPVGRLMARNTNDVDALNELFTDGIVSMISDIFTIITILAYIFYMDVTLGLLICIALPVAFIATVWLQNKTFFAYRVARTLFARFSSSLQETVSGMEVVQLFGCEDRCVKRFEDPNKEYLDARLKSAFYHAIYFPIMELGGVLLSALVLWYGGARVLDGEIQWGVLVAMLQYVPRFFMPLRDIADRFTVLQVAMASSERIFELLDTKPESLGGTVKADHLKGEIAFQNVWFAYNEGEWVLRDVSFRVAPGESLALVGATGAGKSTVISLVCRFYDIQRGAILVDGVDIREWDVEELRRRIGVVQQDVFLFAGDIEANISLGHPRISRQEVEQAARDVNADRFIDKLPDTYEHEVLERGSSLSVGQRQLISFARTLACGPDILILDEATANVDTETEMWIQDAVAKLMRSRTSIAIAHRLSTIRNADKILVMHRGQIREEGDHDALINQNGIYARLYQLQYQEE
- a CDS encoding ABC transporter ATP-binding protein — translated: MSLNFFKPFAEYVYPHRWKIFWGLVLLLGTQAVQALVPLLMKWAIDTAKAGLDAGDLTGDVVDTITGTPMGDLQMYGALMVALGIAQWGMSFGMRWFIASASRFIERDIRTIYVRHIVRLPLSFFQAQRVGDLMARATNDVEAIQRFFYFAYRLSLQAVLSFVLSLILMCIIDWQLALLALAPMPVMAFCARWVGQKVRVGYRRVQEQFAAVSSKIQENLTGMRMVKAFAMRPLEIVDFGILNEEYVTRNRHLIKIRSLYYPFTFLLSGVSMIVILWLGGLRVIEGSLSLGAFVAFNAYLLRMSRPMSMLGRIVDEYQRAVASLRRIEEVLKVSPQPDVAGGTTGDITGEIEFRNASFSYNGQRVLKDINLRIPAGSTLAVVGRVGSGKSTLARLIPRLIQADEGRVLIDGKPVEEIPLQTIRDATGYVPQDAFLFSDTIRENVALGTRAEGDVARATEISQLAPDLHLFPDHLETIVGERGVTLSGGQKQRTAIARAVIREPRILIMDDALASVDTRTEEEILKQLREIMASRTTILIAHRISTVKDADHIIVLDEGRIVEQGSHDELVAHDGIYADMFRRQHLARELEIL
- the hrpA gene encoding ATP-dependent RNA helicase HrpA, producing the protein MASKNEQIKKRRPRRRRSSPMSAVWSLLPACMLKDGMEIARQLRQIQRQKRRDTGRLKNLQVQAERSVALRKDRGETPLHLTYPEALPISARKDEIVRAIREHPVVIVAGETGSGKTTQLPKMCLEAGRGVAAKIACTQPRRVAALSVSRRIAEELNVAWGAEVGCKIRFKDETAPETRIKMMTDGMLLAEIQGDPNLYEYDTVIIDEAHERSLNIDFLLGYLRLLQKRRPELRIVITSATIDTETFSKAFDNAPIIEVSGRMYPVDVQYLPVEDIAGESDVQTYIDAAVTAVDMVVDAGRGDVLVFMPTEKDIHETRRRLEGRQLRFTEVLPLFGRLTAGDQQKVFHKQRYRRIVVATNIAETSITIPGIRYVIDTGLARISRHNPRNQTHRLPVEEISQSSARQRAGRCGRVQNGVCIRLYDEKSFLARPEYTQPEIQRSDLAEVILRMIALRLGDVETFPFIDPPRSQAIQGGFNVLRALGAIDDHKRLTSLGRDMARLPLAPTVSRMILQAQKERALREVLVIASAISIQDPRVRPLGQEKAADQEHRRFVDGESDFIALLNIWKAYHDTFEKLRTQSQMRRFCKQHFLSFNRMREWRDIYMQIRHTLREMGAFRMNRDDAGYDAIHRSVVSGLLGNVAQKKEGNMYRAARGRDVMLFPGSGLFQRREEGEDDKKSTPGWVVAAEVVETSRLFARTVARVQPSWLVELGGHLCRASYKEPFYSVRSGRVLATETLTLHGLQVGQKRVGYGGVDASAATEIFIREALVNDEVALPYEFVAQNRDLRARVETWQMQQRLMQFLDLDEAAYRFYAERLENVSSTHDLNRLMKRKGADFLLMSEKHLAGEQVDFDRDAFPEFLEVDGEEVPLSYAYRPGQDRDGVTLQLPYKLVHFVQPEVLDWLVPGLLEEKITYLLRGLPKRIRKRFVPVPDRAREIAAVLQPTHSAFLDSLSAHILSHYGIEISQSDWNVRDLPEHLQMRVEVQDEKEQAIVAARDLRVLREQLDAREEDVQSDAWMRAQKQVARRDVTGQTLGELPERVEVMQAGGMPVFGYVGLKREGDRVAVCLFKRADEAERETQVGWMRLCEREMRDEMRALKRSLGDLKQFEGAREALREGAYANLMAHLFTRDAAFPITRQRFESRVQQARLYLQHLAPQLIQAMESLFETHREIRLLRSGYPEMEADLARLMPPDFLRQIPYDQVLHLGRFLKAIVIRAERAMLDPMKDRQKAEQVQPFQDAVDELMDSELTGEKRYAVQALRWMVEEFRVSVFAQELGTAQKVSPKRLYDKLEQVRGMA
- a CDS encoding phytanoyl-CoA dioxygenase family protein, translating into MAYFTDEEKLHFKEQGYVVKRDVVPMHLIDKAVDVLWEEIEADRDDPETWINAGPKGNLKCSSHPDVRATLTETPIQDMCEEMVGKGTLAVSNYTFAKMIYPEGHDNWTPARQMHLDGYTCEGVVDTFAIAVTVNINHVKPRSGGFSIWPGAHKRAYEYFKTHSLVNGLDAFRNAQGEYYDLPTPVDVTGPPGTVTFWHHLMLHSPGVNCGRDIRMAFVSRFRRRDNNDMRFETPDDMWAYWDGL